A window from Methylocystis sp. MJC1 encodes these proteins:
- the hpnI gene encoding bacteriohopanetetrol glucosamine biosynthesis glycosyltransferase HpnI, which produces MLGCVYLVVAIFSVWRFSRRRDPEAFCQAPVSLLKPLHGDEPGLFLRLLGNFEQAYEGAIQMVCGVRDDADAAAARVRQIQKSRGDAVDLIVNARQHGLNKKVSNLANMVRSAENDLLVISDSDIEVGPNYLGRVVAHLHRNNVGAVTCLYHGVPASGLWARYAALAINSHFLPSMIVAVTFELDQPCCGSTIAIRKQTLQALGGFERFAEHLADDYEIGRAVRRAGYDVAIPTFTVAHHCFSETLGLLLTQELRAARTVKCINPIGYAGAFITHPFPLALGGALLEGGENVALVGCSLVLRALLCVAVERTFRLPRQPYMLLPFRELLSFLVFFLSFCGTQVNWRGMDFDVTGSGVLKASKWRERQEQGQS; this is translated from the coding sequence ATGCTCGGTTGTGTTTATTTGGTCGTCGCGATCTTCTCCGTTTGGCGATTTTCGCGACGGCGCGATCCCGAAGCCTTTTGCCAGGCGCCGGTCAGCCTGTTGAAGCCGCTGCACGGAGACGAGCCTGGGCTGTTCCTCCGGCTTTTAGGCAATTTCGAGCAGGCTTACGAAGGGGCGATTCAAATGGTCTGCGGCGTCAGGGACGACGCCGACGCGGCGGCGGCGCGCGTGCGTCAGATTCAGAAATCCCGCGGCGACGCGGTCGATTTGATCGTGAACGCCAGGCAGCACGGGCTCAATAAAAAGGTTTCCAACCTCGCGAATATGGTCCGGTCGGCCGAGAACGATCTGCTGGTCATCTCGGATAGCGACATAGAGGTCGGACCGAATTATCTAGGGAGGGTCGTCGCCCATCTGCATCGCAATAATGTCGGGGCCGTCACCTGCCTCTACCACGGGGTTCCTGCCAGCGGCTTATGGGCGCGCTATGCAGCGCTTGCGATCAACAGCCACTTTCTGCCGAGCATGATTGTTGCGGTTACATTCGAGCTCGACCAACCCTGCTGTGGGTCGACGATCGCAATTCGAAAGCAGACATTGCAGGCGCTTGGCGGCTTCGAGCGTTTCGCGGAACATTTGGCGGATGACTACGAAATTGGACGAGCAGTTCGGCGCGCGGGTTACGATGTGGCGATACCGACATTCACAGTCGCGCACCATTGTTTTTCGGAAACTCTGGGATTGCTCCTGACGCAGGAGCTGCGCGCGGCTAGAACGGTAAAGTGCATCAATCCGATTGGCTATGCCGGGGCGTTTATCACGCATCCATTTCCCTTAGCTCTGGGAGGCGCGCTCCTGGAGGGGGGAGAAAATGTCGCCTTGGTCGGGTGCAGCTTGGTTCTGCGCGCGTTGCTGTGCGTCGCCGTGGAGCGAACATTCAGGCTGCCGAGGCAGCCTTACATGCTTTTGCCCTTCAGGGAGCTTCTTTCTTTTCTGGTCTTCTTCCTGAGCTTTTGCGGAACCCAAGTTAATTGGCGAGGGATGGATTTCGATGTGACAGGCTCAGGGGTTCTGAAGGCGTCGAAATGGCGTGAGAGACAAGAGCAAGGACAGTCTTGA
- a CDS encoding response regulator transcription factor, giving the protein MIGEAQDEIFSREEIFASQNLSDAFSPSVVIIETRALIRECLAMCLQKKLGLPILTFPDVAAWSQDPTGAAACVIILSGVDKQIESEQSELIRELAQWEKDVPVILFSDNENRSQIANSLRCGAKGYIPSDTPLEVVARAIKLVLVGGVFVPANVLMETRQEESHDSIRCDAKFDFTARENDVVKALLKGKSNKVIAYELSMSESSVKVHIRNVMRKLQVRNRTEAVIRIAEIVRGQPGQQEESPPPLCA; this is encoded by the coding sequence ATGATTGGAGAAGCTCAAGACGAGATCTTTTCGCGTGAAGAGATTTTCGCGAGCCAGAACTTATCCGACGCCTTCTCGCCGTCCGTCGTCATCATCGAAACGAGGGCGCTCATTCGAGAGTGCTTGGCCATGTGCCTGCAAAAGAAGCTCGGATTGCCAATTCTCACCTTTCCCGACGTCGCAGCCTGGAGTCAGGATCCGACAGGCGCCGCCGCCTGTGTCATTATCCTCAGCGGCGTCGACAAGCAGATCGAGAGCGAGCAATCGGAGCTGATCCGGGAATTGGCGCAATGGGAGAAGGATGTTCCGGTTATCCTCTTCTCGGATAACGAAAACCGAAGCCAGATCGCCAACAGCCTGCGGTGTGGCGCCAAGGGATATATTCCGAGCGATACGCCGCTCGAAGTTGTCGCCAGGGCGATCAAGCTCGTGCTCGTGGGCGGCGTGTTCGTGCCCGCGAATGTCCTGATGGAAACACGGCAGGAAGAGTCGCACGACAGCATTCGCTGCGACGCGAAGTTCGATTTCACAGCACGCGAAAATGATGTCGTAAAGGCGCTGCTCAAAGGCAAATCCAACAAGGTCATCGCCTATGAGCTCAGCATGAGCGAGAGCAGCGTGAAGGTCCATATCCGCAACGTCATGCGCAAGCTGCAAGTGCGCAACCGCACCGAAGCGGTGATCCGGATCGCGGAGATTGTTCGCGGCCAGCCGGGGCAGCAGGAGGAATCGCCGCCGCCTTTATGCGCGTGA
- a CDS encoding outer membrane beta-barrel protein — translation MARAQVLNPTVLAPAAKLPQEREVQTVASRGRGGLQAPKGAEKKFVTVRAVTITGAFPELGEQNAALAQRLQGKRLSLAEIYQAAAELQAAYTKAFPLATLSAPRPDFANGDVKLEVTDGFIEKLDLSAVSERTRELVRARLQPLVGQRHLAAAEYQRRTLLIGAIAGVSGQAATTPLDSSDGYALIVSVAETRVAGASAITNRLPREYGTWEFAQSFALNNALGWGEQISGAVSSTPDFDRYFSGTSKSEAYSTDIFVPIGADGLAFGAGYLMARSRPSPYFSTLPDDLLFAGERVTGRFDRVYARVAYPLFLTTDLTLRVQADAEHINNRYRYGPLPLGLVYPVWTPTPSPLQDIFRDRYSVLRLSSDTKYRLPWFENATFTGLVAYARGLGGRLDSTDIAFGPPLSHLGASPSFNRLNLKGRLDVGLPENFIFSAIGRMQTSFGKPLMLPENFLMDGPEAVSGYASGTLNVDRGATARAELSRPVNLALLGYNHLVAPYIFGAWGSGVREDRPPGFFRHLWAETFGGGVRTDTNFTGTPFGESLSIEFGRDLSNIPFRERGYRTNVNYNMRFAGAPFAPEATPASPTGIFKKGSPEEKPAPALWEGFYAGLNAGYTWDPMPEIATAGAPLWTGIDSFFTGITPHWLASANGLRGRAIEAGGGFIGGAQTGYNLQFGKVVAGLETDIQGSNARTRHGLSNATASYFEIDTRNQLFAIEPLATRIDHTKNVDWLGTTRGRLGYLITPTFLAYATGGLAYGDARASTFVRQNWAPFAPLGPFLQSAGATGGYSGFRVGWTIGAGLEWMFAPNVSVKAEYLHYDLGSVNYALSPLVTNLTVTGDRNVILPGAHTQFRGDVARLGLNYFFGRAASESPAKTPAAFTQGFYAGLNAGYAWDAHPTVAMAAAPVQADIDRTVFANLVGPMAASATGVSSAPANGALGGGQAGYNWLIGNYLLGVEADMQGASQKGRGGFIGLAPNSVVGVPSGVSSTAVQNEKTLDWFGTLRIRGGFLLTPSFLAYGTGGLAYGGATVQNWIAHQSDSSVLFLQSMGSAGNFSAGRVGWTLGAGLEWKFAPDISLKAEYLHYDLGRVQYAAGAISTQFFGALANKAALSASTRFGGEMARLGLNYHFDPTKALPTFNQ, via the coding sequence ATGGCTCGAGCGCAAGTATTGAACCCGACAGTGCTCGCGCCAGCGGCAAAACTGCCGCAAGAGCGCGAGGTGCAAACGGTCGCCTCGCGTGGACGAGGCGGCCTTCAAGCGCCCAAAGGGGCGGAAAAGAAATTCGTCACCGTCCGCGCCGTCACGATCACCGGCGCATTTCCTGAGCTTGGCGAGCAGAATGCCGCGCTCGCCCAGAGGCTCCAGGGCAAACGGCTGAGCCTCGCCGAGATTTATCAGGCGGCCGCTGAGCTTCAGGCAGCCTATACGAAGGCCTTTCCACTCGCGACGCTTTCAGCGCCGCGGCCGGATTTCGCCAATGGCGATGTAAAGCTCGAGGTAACTGACGGCTTTATCGAGAAACTCGATCTCTCCGCGGTTTCCGAACGCACTCGGGAGCTTGTGCGCGCGCGGCTACAGCCGCTCGTCGGCCAGCGCCATCTGGCCGCCGCGGAATATCAGCGGCGCACCTTGCTCATCGGAGCGATCGCTGGCGTCAGCGGTCAGGCAGCAACAACGCCGCTCGACTCCTCCGACGGTTACGCGCTGATTGTCTCGGTGGCGGAAACCCGCGTCGCCGGCGCGAGCGCGATCACCAATCGTCTGCCGCGCGAATATGGGACTTGGGAATTCGCCCAGTCCTTCGCACTGAACAACGCCCTGGGTTGGGGCGAACAAATCTCCGGCGCTGTGTCGTCGACCCCGGATTTCGACCGCTATTTTAGCGGAACCTCGAAAAGCGAAGCCTATAGCACCGATATTTTCGTGCCGATCGGCGCCGACGGTCTGGCCTTTGGCGCAGGCTATCTCATGGCGCGGTCCCGCCCTTCCCCCTATTTCTCTACTCTTCCAGACGACCTTCTCTTTGCGGGGGAGCGAGTCACGGGCCGCTTCGACCGCGTCTATGCGCGCGTCGCCTATCCGCTCTTCCTCACGACGGATCTCACGCTGCGCGTTCAAGCGGACGCCGAGCACATCAACAACCGCTACCGTTACGGGCCCCTGCCCCTCGGTCTCGTTTACCCGGTCTGGACTCCCACTCCCTCTCCGCTCCAGGACATTTTCAGAGACCGCTACAGCGTTCTTCGATTGTCCAGCGACACGAAATATCGCCTTCCCTGGTTTGAGAACGCCACCTTCACCGGACTTGTCGCATATGCGCGGGGGCTGGGCGGGCGTTTGGATAGCACGGACATTGCCTTTGGCCCGCCGCTATCGCACCTGGGCGCGAGCCCCAGTTTCAACCGGCTGAACCTGAAAGGCCGCCTGGACGTCGGCCTGCCGGAAAACTTCATCTTCTCCGCGATCGGCCGCATGCAGACAAGCTTCGGCAAGCCGCTCATGCTCCCGGAGAATTTTCTGATGGACGGGCCCGAGGCGGTGTCGGGCTATGCGTCCGGCACGCTCAACGTCGACCGCGGCGCAACCGCCCGCGCGGAACTGTCTAGGCCGGTCAATCTCGCCCTCCTCGGCTATAATCATCTGGTGGCGCCTTACATCTTCGGCGCCTGGGGCAGCGGCGTGCGAGAAGACCGGCCACCCGGATTCTTCCGGCATCTTTGGGCGGAGACCTTTGGCGGCGGCGTACGGACCGATACAAATTTCACAGGCACGCCCTTCGGCGAGTCGCTGTCGATCGAATTTGGCCGCGACCTGTCAAACATACCGTTCCGCGAACGCGGCTATCGAACCAATGTGAATTACAACATGCGCTTCGCGGGTGCCCCCTTCGCGCCCGAGGCGACGCCGGCTTCCCCTACCGGCATCTTCAAAAAAGGCTCGCCGGAGGAAAAGCCGGCGCCCGCCTTATGGGAAGGCTTCTACGCAGGTCTGAATGCTGGCTACACTTGGGACCCAATGCCCGAGATCGCCACGGCTGGCGCGCCGCTCTGGACGGGCATCGACTCCTTTTTTACCGGGATAACGCCCCATTGGCTCGCATCGGCAAATGGCCTGAGGGGCCGAGCGATCGAAGCCGGAGGCGGTTTCATCGGCGGCGCGCAGACAGGCTATAATTTACAATTCGGCAAAGTCGTCGCCGGTCTGGAGACGGACATCCAAGGATCGAACGCGCGGACCCGGCACGGCCTCTCAAACGCCACGGCGTCCTATTTCGAGATCGATACAAGAAATCAGCTCTTCGCCATCGAGCCTTTGGCAACGCGCATCGACCACACGAAGAACGTCGACTGGCTCGGAACGACGCGCGGCCGGCTCGGCTATCTCATTACGCCGACGTTCCTCGCCTATGCGACAGGCGGTTTGGCTTACGGCGACGCGCGCGCGAGCACTTTCGTTCGGCAGAACTGGGCGCCCTTCGCGCCGCTCGGCCCGTTTTTGCAATCCGCCGGCGCAACCGGCGGCTACTCAGGCTTCAGGGTTGGATGGACGATCGGCGCAGGTCTCGAATGGATGTTCGCGCCCAACGTAAGCGTGAAGGCCGAGTATCTGCATTACGATCTTGGAAGCGTGAATTACGCGCTCTCTCCTCTCGTCACCAACCTCACTGTAACTGGCGATCGCAATGTCATCCTGCCTGGCGCGCACACGCAATTTCGCGGCGACGTCGCGCGCCTGGGCCTCAATTATTTCTTCGGCCGGGCAGCGAGCGAATCTCCGGCCAAGACTCCGGCGGCGTTCACGCAAGGCTTCTATGCCGGGCTCAACGCCGGCTACGCTTGGGACGCGCACCCAACCGTAGCAATGGCTGCCGCCCCGGTGCAGGCTGATATTGACCGGACGGTTTTTGCCAATCTCGTCGGCCCCATGGCCGCAAGCGCGACAGGCGTTTCGAGCGCGCCCGCCAATGGCGCGCTGGGCGGTGGCCAAGCTGGCTACAATTGGTTGATCGGCAATTATCTTCTTGGCGTCGAAGCCGACATGCAGGGAGCGAGCCAAAAAGGCCGCGGCGGCTTCATTGGTTTGGCCCCCAATTCAGTCGTCGGCGTCCCGTCCGGCGTCTCCAGCACGGCGGTCCAGAACGAGAAAACGCTCGACTGGTTCGGCACCTTACGAATACGCGGCGGGTTCCTGCTGACGCCCTCGTTTCTCGCCTATGGAACCGGCGGCCTGGCCTATGGCGGCGCGACAGTTCAAAACTGGATCGCGCATCAAAGCGACTCGTCCGTTCTTTTCCTCCAGTCGATGGGCTCTGCCGGAAATTTTTCGGCTGGCCGAGTTGGATGGACGCTCGGCGCGGGCCTCGAGTGGAAGTTCGCTCCAGACATAAGCTTGAAGGCCGAATATCTCCATTACGACCTTGGGCGGGTTCAATATGCGGCCGGCGCGATTTCGACCCAGTTCTTCGGGGCCCTCGCCAACAAAGCCGCCCTATCGGCGAGCACGCGATTTGGCGGAGAAATGGCGAGGCTTGGTCTGAATTACCACTTCGACCCCACCAAGGCGCTACCGACCTTCAATCAGTAA
- a CDS encoding cyclase family protein yields MRRLLQKTLLGLALSAAALCGAYAQVIDLSASKVVDLSHPYDANTIYWPTEPTGFELKQEHKGVTKGGFFYYSNAFCSPEHGGTHIDAPMHFAENRWTNSEIPLDRLIRPAVIIDISRSAAKNPDYALTPADIAAWEEANGRIPDGAIVLLRTGWSARWPDRKAYLGDDTPGAVDHLHFPSFGVEAATTLIAERHVSLIGVDTASVDVGASKEFLVHRVIGAANVPGLENLTNLDQLPATGTIVMAMPMKIAQGSGAPARVIAFAPR; encoded by the coding sequence ATGAGGCGGCTTCTTCAGAAAACATTGCTCGGATTGGCGCTGTCCGCTGCGGCGCTCTGCGGCGCATATGCGCAGGTTATCGACCTCTCCGCGTCGAAGGTGGTGGACTTGAGCCACCCCTATGACGCCAACACCATCTATTGGCCGACCGAGCCTACTGGGTTTGAGCTCAAGCAAGAGCACAAGGGCGTCACCAAGGGCGGCTTCTTCTATTACTCGAACGCTTTCTGCTCTCCCGAACATGGCGGCACCCATATCGATGCGCCGATGCATTTCGCCGAGAACCGCTGGACCAATTCGGAGATCCCGCTCGATCGCTTGATCCGCCCGGCGGTGATCATCGATATTTCCCGGAGCGCGGCGAAAAACCCCGACTACGCCCTCACTCCCGCGGACATCGCCGCATGGGAGGAGGCAAACGGCCGCATTCCCGACGGCGCGATTGTTCTCTTGCGTACGGGATGGAGCGCGCGCTGGCCCGATCGCAAGGCATATCTCGGCGACGATACGCCGGGCGCCGTCGACCATCTCCATTTCCCGTCTTTCGGCGTGGAGGCCGCGACCACGCTGATCGCTGAACGGCATGTGTCGCTGATCGGCGTCGATACGGCGAGCGTCGACGTCGGCGCGTCGAAGGAATTCCTCGTGCATCGCGTTATCGGCGCGGCGAACGTTCCCGGCCTCGAGAATTTGACAAATCTCGATCAGCTTCCAGCGACAGGGACGATCGTCATGGCAATGCCGATGAAGATTGCGCAGGGTTCAGGTGCGCCAGCGCGAGTCATCGCTTTCGCGCCGCGCTGA
- a CDS encoding DUF4239 domain-containing protein, translated as MLLFLCSLPLWLGAFFTVLLPTAIAMMGPVVVRKRYPLSVLVKNNEVAGFKFATVGVIYAVILAFAIVSVWEKFSEAELLVLQEAGSSATLYRLSAGADEAAAATRTAVDTYLKTVIEDEWPRMAEGGESRETAKALDDVYTAAMRLGDSKPSAIGVEIMRELGNITQARRGRLHLAMGVVPPALWTMLVFGALLTVGFTYYFGVENLRSQVTMTGGLASIVFLGLFVIVSYDHPFTGEVSVETHPLTAVLRNFHHE; from the coding sequence TTGTTGCTTTTCCTGTGCTCGCTTCCCCTGTGGCTCGGGGCCTTTTTCACGGTGCTGCTGCCGACGGCAATCGCCATGATGGGCCCGGTCGTCGTACGAAAGCGCTATCCGCTTTCGGTCCTCGTCAAGAACAATGAGGTGGCCGGCTTCAAATTCGCAACCGTCGGCGTGATCTACGCCGTGATCCTTGCTTTCGCGATCGTCTCCGTCTGGGAGAAGTTCAGCGAAGCCGAGCTTCTCGTGCTGCAGGAGGCCGGATCCTCTGCGACACTCTACCGCCTCTCGGCGGGCGCTGACGAAGCCGCCGCAGCGACGCGAACCGCAGTAGACACATATCTAAAAACGGTGATCGAAGACGAGTGGCCGCGCATGGCCGAGGGCGGGGAAAGTCGCGAGACCGCCAAGGCGCTCGATGACGTCTACACCGCCGCGATGCGGCTGGGCGACAGCAAGCCGTCTGCGATCGGCGTCGAGATCATGAGGGAGCTCGGCAATATTACCCAGGCGCGGCGCGGCCGGCTGCACTTGGCTATGGGCGTCGTCCCGCCGGCGCTCTGGACGATGCTCGTCTTCGGCGCGTTGCTGACAGTCGGCTTCACCTATTATTTCGGCGTGGAGAATCTGCGTTCACAAGTGACGATGACCGGGGGCCTCGCGTCCATCGTCTTTCTCGGCCTCTTTGTCATCGTCAGCTACGATCACCCCTTCACGGGCGAGGTTTCGGTCGAGACGCATCCGTTGACGGCGGTTTTGCGAAACTTCCATCACGAATAG
- a CDS encoding NepR family anti-sigma factor, with the protein MSRLESRTLVGRADIGGGGRSARPIYDDLAGSALLRRAGKASGAPALRGDQGTALLASRRKSEPEDRVTAQLRDFYQTILREPVPERLTALVKALEAGGR; encoded by the coding sequence ATGAGCCGCTTGGAATCCCGAACCTTAGTCGGCCGCGCTGACATCGGTGGCGGCGGACGAAGCGCGCGTCCTATCTATGACGATCTCGCCGGCTCAGCGTTGCTGCGCCGCGCGGGTAAGGCAAGCGGCGCCCCCGCGCTCCGTGGCGATCAGGGGACGGCGCTTCTCGCTTCTCGTCGGAAAAGCGAACCCGAGGATCGAGTCACCGCTCAACTGCGCGATTTCTACCAGACGATCTTGCGCGAACCTGTTCCAGAGCGTCTCACGGCCCTGGTCAAGGCGCTCGAAGCCGGGGGCCGTTAG
- a CDS encoding L,D-transpeptidase codes for MRRRNSLMQVLAGLSLFLGQSPQAMAQFYTRDPGDPYLYDRGGWGDNYAEPDLYSGEFDRPRRALPRRKLRQDERDYGAYGPEGELEQPPSRAQRRGGVRLAALPPDADPAYSTPLDFDGQVDPGVSTKNVVDDPTGQSAGTITIDTKTRKLYLSLGRGQAYEYGVGVGREGFAWKGSAQVGRKAYWPGWTPPKEMLLRRPDLPDHMEGGMENPLGARALYLFKGSKDTLFRIHGTNEPETIGKAVSSGCIRMLNADVIDLYGRVSKGTRVVVL; via the coding sequence TTGAGACGCCGCAACTCACTCATGCAGGTTCTCGCCGGTCTTTCGCTCTTCCTCGGCCAAAGTCCCCAGGCGATGGCTCAATTTTACACGCGCGACCCGGGCGACCCCTATCTCTACGACCGCGGCGGCTGGGGCGACAATTATGCCGAGCCTGACCTTTACAGCGGCGAATTCGATCGCCCGAGGCGGGCGCTGCCGAGGCGAAAACTGCGGCAGGACGAGCGTGACTATGGCGCATACGGGCCCGAAGGAGAGCTTGAACAACCACCATCCCGGGCGCAAAGGCGCGGCGGAGTGCGATTGGCCGCGCTGCCGCCAGACGCCGACCCCGCCTATTCGACGCCGCTCGATTTCGATGGACAGGTCGACCCCGGCGTCTCGACGAAAAATGTCGTAGACGATCCGACGGGCCAGTCGGCTGGCACGATCACAATCGATACGAAGACGCGCAAGCTCTACCTGTCGCTAGGCCGGGGCCAGGCCTATGAATATGGGGTCGGCGTGGGGCGCGAAGGCTTCGCCTGGAAGGGGAGCGCGCAAGTAGGACGCAAGGCCTATTGGCCTGGCTGGACCCCGCCGAAGGAAATGCTTCTGAGACGCCCAGACCTTCCCGACCACATGGAGGGCGGCATGGAAAACCCGCTCGGCGCGCGGGCGCTATATCTCTTCAAGGGCAGCAAAGACACGCTTTTTCGCATCCACGGCACCAATGAGCCGGAGACGATTGGCAAGGCTGTGTCGTCGGGCTGCATCCGCATGCTGAACGCGGATGTGATCGACCTCTACGGCCGGGTTTCGAAAGGAACGCGAGTCGTCGTGCTCTAA
- the ubiA gene encoding 4-hydroxybenzoate octaprenyltransferase: MSLAQQDGGAGTALPDAQTSHPLWRYAPEWLRPYVQLARLDRPIGWWLLLLPCWESSAMASAALRQAPNLWHLTLFFVGAVVMRGAGSTYNDYVDRKIDAKVERTRNRPLASGRVSPRAALWFIVAQCLIGLAVLLSFNGYTIALGFLSLLIVAVYPFAKRFTSWPQAILGFAFAYGAMLGWTAQTGALGLPALFLYASCILWTIGFDTIYALQDVRDDAIAGVRSTARLFGAHVKMAVGGLYAGSALCATLAAYGSGGGVFSYLGVAAYVAHLAWQTSLTREDAPPAIALKLFRSNRDAGLLLFGGFILQSLAGGI; this comes from the coding sequence GTGAGCCTTGCGCAGCAAGACGGCGGCGCGGGAACCGCCCTCCCCGACGCTCAGACAAGCCATCCGCTCTGGCGCTACGCGCCCGAATGGCTGCGGCCCTATGTCCAGCTCGCGCGGCTCGATCGGCCCATTGGCTGGTGGCTCCTGCTGCTTCCCTGCTGGGAGTCGAGCGCTATGGCCTCGGCGGCCCTGCGCCAAGCGCCCAATCTTTGGCATTTGACGCTTTTCTTCGTCGGCGCCGTCGTGATGCGCGGCGCCGGCTCGACCTATAACGACTATGTCGACCGCAAGATCGACGCCAAGGTCGAGCGCACCCGTAACCGCCCGCTCGCCAGCGGTCGCGTCTCGCCGCGCGCGGCGCTCTGGTTCATCGTCGCGCAATGTCTCATCGGCCTTGCGGTGCTGCTCTCCTTCAACGGCTACACAATCGCGCTCGGCTTTCTTTCGCTTTTGATTGTGGCGGTCTATCCCTTCGCCAAGCGCTTCACGTCCTGGCCGCAAGCGATCCTCGGCTTCGCCTTCGCCTATGGGGCGATGCTCGGCTGGACGGCGCAGACCGGCGCGCTTGGCCTGCCGGCCCTGTTTCTTTATGCGAGCTGCATTCTCTGGACGATCGGCTTCGACACAATCTACGCTTTGCAGGACGTGCGCGACGACGCCATCGCGGGCGTGCGCTCGACGGCGCGGCTCTTCGGCGCGCATGTGAAGATGGCGGTCGGTGGGCTTTATGCCGGCTCGGCGCTCTGCGCGACGCTCGCGGCCTATGGGAGCGGCGGCGGCGTTTTCTCTTATCTCGGCGTCGCGGCCTATGTGGCGCATCTTGCTTGGCAGACGTCGCTGACGCGCGAGGACGCCCCGCCGGCGATCGCGCTGAAGCTGTTCCGCTCGAACCGGGACGCGGGTCTTCTGTTGTTCGGCGGCTTTATCTTGCAGAGCCTCGCCGGCGGGATCTGA
- a CDS encoding 16S rRNA (uracil(1498)-N(3))-methyltransferase — MSHYDFSAQRLFVEAALAPGADIVPPPEALNYLLNVLRLREGDAILLFNGRDGEFLAHLSAVTRRSATLRVGRLLRAQTPIADLDYCFAPLKQARLDYMAQKATEMGAGRLVPVITNRTQVRRVNSARLRANAIEAAEQCGVLAVPESLEAVDLADFLSGFPARRLLVFCDEDAPIANPFAALSGRSGEGVSVLIGPEGGFDEHERAAIARVSNVARISLGPRVLRADTAAVAALAIVQAAIGDWDSNVL, encoded by the coding sequence TTGTCACATTATGATTTTTCCGCGCAACGGCTCTTCGTGGAGGCGGCGCTCGCGCCGGGCGCCGACATCGTCCCGCCGCCCGAGGCGCTCAATTACCTTCTCAACGTGCTGCGGCTTCGCGAGGGCGACGCCATTCTTTTGTTCAATGGGCGGGATGGCGAGTTTCTCGCGCATCTTTCTGCCGTAACGCGGCGTTCCGCGACGTTGCGGGTCGGCAGGCTTCTGCGGGCGCAGACGCCGATCGCCGATCTTGATTACTGCTTCGCGCCTTTGAAGCAGGCGCGCCTCGATTATATGGCGCAGAAAGCGACGGAAATGGGGGCCGGGCGGCTTGTTCCCGTCATTACCAACCGCACGCAGGTTCGGCGCGTCAATTCGGCGCGGCTGCGGGCGAACGCCATAGAGGCCGCCGAGCAATGCGGCGTGCTTGCCGTGCCCGAATCGCTGGAAGCGGTTGACCTCGCCGATTTCTTATCCGGCTTTCCCGCGCGGAGGCTGCTCGTTTTCTGCGACGAGGATGCGCCGATCGCCAATCCCTTCGCCGCGCTCTCGGGGCGATCGGGGGAGGGCGTCAGCGTGCTTATCGGCCCTGAGGGCGGGTTCGACGAACACGAGCGCGCCGCCATCGCGCGCGTCTCGAATGTCGCTCGAATCTCACTCGGGCCGAGGGTGCTGCGCGCGGATACCGCAGCGGTCGCGGCCCTAGCGATCGTGCAGGCCGCTATCGGCGATTGGGATAGTAACGTGCTGTAA